A window of Ruminococcus champanellensis 18P13 = JCM 17042 contains these coding sequences:
- a CDS encoding ABC transporter ATP-binding protein: protein MAAFVTLRDVRKEYRMGEVLIKASDGISFELEKGEFVVIVGPSGAGKTTVLNMLGGMDTCDSGEIIVDGQDIARLKKKEITRYRRYDIGFVFQFYNLVQNLTAKENVELATQICRDAADAAQMLEKVGLEDRMDNFPAQLSGGEQQRVSIARALAKNPKLLLCDEPTGALDYQTGKHILKLLQDTCRRDGMTVVVITHNSAIAPMADRVIEIKNSKVHGVRMNAHPEPVEQIEW, encoded by the coding sequence ATGGCGGCATTTGTAACGCTGCGGGATGTACGGAAGGAATACCGGATGGGGGAGGTGCTGATCAAGGCATCCGACGGCATCTCCTTTGAGCTGGAGAAGGGAGAATTCGTGGTGATCGTGGGGCCTTCCGGTGCCGGGAAAACCACCGTGCTGAATATGCTGGGAGGCATGGACACCTGCGACTCCGGGGAAATCATCGTGGACGGGCAGGACATTGCCAGACTGAAGAAAAAGGAGATCACCCGGTATCGCCGGTACGACATCGGCTTCGTGTTCCAGTTTTACAATCTGGTGCAGAATCTCACCGCCAAGGAAAATGTGGAGCTTGCTACCCAGATTTGCCGGGATGCGGCGGACGCAGCCCAGATGCTTGAAAAGGTAGGGCTGGAAGATCGGATGGACAATTTTCCGGCACAGCTGTCCGGCGGGGAGCAGCAGCGTGTGTCCATTGCCCGTGCACTGGCGAAAAACCCCAAGCTCCTGCTGTGCGATGAGCCAACCGGCGCCCTGGATTACCAGACCGGCAAGCACATCTTAAAGCTGTTGCAGGATACATGCCGCCGGGATGGTATGACCGTGGTGGTCATCACCCACAATTCTGCCATTGCCCCTATGGCGGATCGGGTCATCGAGATCAAGAACAGCAAGGTACACGGGGTTCGGATGAATGCGCATCCGGAGCCGGTAGAGCAGATTGAGTGGTGA
- a CDS encoding ABC transporter permease produces MNRSIFKNTLRSIWKTKGRFLAIFAIIALGSGFFAGVKVTSPDMKLTADAYYKDTHLADLHLKSTVGFSRAEVQKLAQRQGIAGCYGGYSTDQYLHAEDTASAIARIWSVDFTQVGTGSSQDLNTPTLREGRWPEQPDECLIEVRTPGEFKVGDTLTLDPAKGEEPVTDTLKTDTFTIVGVADWSMYVDFERGTTTVGNGKVESYILVPPEAFTLEVYTDVFLTLEDTRELYAYDQVYTDTVQAYAEQLEADAPDIYCLREEQLRADAQKELDQARKDLDAGWEAYESGKQELADQLAAARQKLEDGRTDLDAQISQLADKQKELEQGEKTLAASQKQLDAQASSLKTQQTAFQQAQQTLSDAVQFSENLLTAIDNYRYTCMVPPLDAQTEQLIDNASVLDGSGMEFTKMLRQYITEPVDAAEKGMHASALKLYAQNYQASLYNQQGDLDRQGAQLTAAQKKLNASQSTLDAKKKELEQGKQQLQEGQQAIADAQAKLEQGEEEIADQQAQGEQKLADSKAELEQGEAELKNSEAKLDTIGEQIQWYVLDRSYNVGYDSFWEDADRVDSIARVFPIFFILVACLVCLTTMTRMVEEQRTEIGTLKALGYSGAAVAGQFLLYSMAASLLGVFAGVGLCTQVFPRVIYAAYLLMYNLPPVHCPFHWGYALGSLGAALLCTGATSLAACYVELTSVPAQLMRPKPPKNGKRVLLERIGWLWKRLGFHAKVTIRNVFRYKNRVLMTVVGVAGCTALMLTGFGLRNAISVIVDLQYSRVYQYDLLGVYDPDADTKKLEDLHQKVTDTPELTDTLYALQKSATITGAGGSIEAYLFVPQEPERLPEFIRLIDRKTDAAYTLEEQGAVVTEKLARMLDVGVGDTITLEGASAPVAVTAITEQYVFHYVYLSPAQYTALYGEYTPNCFAAKLAAGTSEDALSEILLANGAVRSLSYNSHAGDKFHELIGTLNYVVLLIIISSGALAFVVLYNLANINITERMRELATIKVLGFYDREVAAYIYRENTISALLGMLAGLVLGIFLCHFVVDTAQVDAVMFYPDIPAYAFGLAALLTIVFTVLVNGLLYFKLRRIDMAGSMKAIE; encoded by the coding sequence ATGAATCGGAGCATATTCAAAAATACTTTGCGGAGCATCTGGAAGACCAAGGGCAGATTCCTTGCTATTTTCGCCATCATCGCCCTGGGCAGCGGATTTTTCGCCGGGGTCAAGGTCACCAGTCCGGATATGAAGCTGACGGCGGATGCCTACTACAAGGACACCCACCTGGCGGATTTGCATCTGAAATCCACGGTGGGCTTCTCCCGGGCGGAGGTTCAGAAGCTGGCACAGCGCCAGGGGATTGCCGGCTGTTATGGGGGCTATTCCACGGATCAGTATTTGCATGCGGAGGATACCGCCAGCGCCATTGCCCGGATCTGGTCTGTGGATTTTACCCAGGTTGGCACCGGCTCTTCCCAGGATCTGAATACCCCCACCCTTCGGGAGGGCAGATGGCCGGAGCAGCCGGACGAATGCCTCATCGAGGTGCGTACTCCGGGGGAATTCAAGGTGGGGGATACTCTGACCCTGGATCCGGCAAAGGGGGAGGAGCCGGTGACGGATACCCTGAAAACCGATACCTTCACCATTGTGGGGGTTGCGGACTGGTCCATGTATGTGGACTTTGAGCGGGGTACCACCACCGTAGGCAACGGCAAGGTGGAAAGCTATATCCTGGTGCCGCCGGAGGCGTTCACCCTTGAGGTATACACGGACGTGTTCCTGACTCTGGAGGATACCAGGGAGCTGTATGCCTATGACCAGGTCTATACGGATACAGTGCAGGCATACGCAGAACAGCTGGAGGCGGACGCACCGGACATTTACTGTCTCCGGGAGGAGCAGCTGCGGGCGGATGCGCAAAAGGAACTGGATCAGGCAAGAAAGGATCTGGATGCGGGTTGGGAAGCCTATGAATCCGGCAAGCAGGAGCTGGCGGATCAGTTGGCTGCTGCCCGGCAGAAGCTGGAGGATGGCAGAACGGATCTGGATGCGCAGATCAGTCAGCTTGCAGACAAGCAGAAGGAACTGGAGCAGGGAGAGAAGACCCTGGCAGCCTCCCAGAAGCAGTTGGATGCCCAGGCAAGCTCCCTCAAGACCCAGCAGACAGCATTTCAGCAGGCGCAGCAGACCCTGTCGGATGCGGTGCAGTTTTCCGAGAATCTGCTGACTGCCATTGACAACTACCGGTACACCTGCATGGTGCCGCCCCTGGATGCCCAGACGGAGCAGCTGATCGACAATGCCTCCGTACTGGATGGCAGCGGCATGGAATTTACCAAAATGCTGCGGCAGTATATTACTGAGCCTGTGGATGCTGCGGAAAAGGGCATGCATGCATCCGCTTTGAAGCTGTATGCCCAGAATTACCAGGCGTCTCTGTACAATCAGCAGGGGGATCTGGATCGACAGGGCGCACAGCTGACGGCAGCACAAAAGAAGCTGAATGCTTCGCAGAGTACCCTGGATGCCAAGAAAAAAGAACTGGAACAGGGCAAGCAGCAGCTCCAGGAGGGGCAGCAGGCCATTGCCGATGCCCAGGCAAAGCTGGAACAGGGGGAGGAGGAAATCGCCGATCAGCAGGCCCAGGGAGAGCAGAAGCTGGCGGATTCCAAGGCGGAACTGGAACAGGGAGAGGCGGAACTGAAGAACTCGGAGGCGAAGCTGGACACCATCGGTGAGCAGATTCAGTGGTATGTGCTGGATCGTTCCTACAATGTGGGCTATGACAGCTTCTGGGAGGATGCGGACCGGGTGGATTCCATTGCCCGTGTATTTCCCATCTTCTTTATCCTGGTAGCATGCCTGGTGTGCCTGACCACCATGACCCGTATGGTGGAGGAGCAGCGCACGGAGATCGGTACGCTGAAGGCGCTGGGCTACAGCGGTGCTGCGGTGGCGGGGCAATTCCTGCTGTATTCCATGGCGGCAAGCCTGCTGGGAGTGTTTGCCGGCGTGGGACTGTGCACCCAGGTCTTTCCCCGGGTGATCTATGCGGCATACCTGCTGATGTATAATCTGCCCCCGGTGCATTGTCCCTTCCACTGGGGCTATGCCCTTGGCTCCCTGGGTGCTGCATTGCTCTGTACCGGCGCCACCTCCCTGGCGGCATGCTATGTGGAGCTGACCTCCGTGCCGGCACAGCTGATGCGGCCGAAGCCACCCAAAAACGGCAAGCGTGTGCTGTTGGAGCGGATCGGCTGGCTGTGGAAACGACTTGGATTCCATGCCAAGGTCACCATCCGGAACGTGTTCCGCTACAAAAACCGGGTGCTGATGACCGTGGTGGGTGTGGCAGGCTGCACCGCTCTGATGCTCACCGGCTTCGGGCTGCGCAACGCCATTTCTGTCATTGTGGATTTGCAGTACTCCCGGGTGTATCAGTATGACCTGTTGGGGGTATATGATCCGGACGCTGATACCAAGAAGCTGGAGGATCTGCATCAGAAGGTGACGGATACCCCGGAACTGACGGATACTCTGTATGCTTTGCAGAAAAGCGCCACCATCACCGGCGCCGGCGGCAGCATAGAGGCGTATCTGTTCGTGCCGCAGGAGCCGGAGCGACTGCCGGAATTTATCCGGCTCATCGACCGGAAAACCGATGCGGCATATACCCTGGAGGAGCAGGGAGCGGTGGTGACAGAGAAGCTTGCCCGGATGCTGGACGTAGGGGTGGGGGACACCATCACCCTGGAGGGGGCATCTGCGCCGGTGGCGGTGACTGCCATTACGGAGCAGTATGTGTTCCATTATGTGTATCTGTCCCCGGCACAGTACACCGCCCTGTACGGGGAATACACCCCCAACTGCTTTGCGGCGAAGCTGGCGGCGGGTACTTCGGAGGATGCTTTGTCCGAAATCCTGCTTGCCAACGGAGCAGTGCGCTCTTTGTCCTATAATTCCCATGCCGGGGACAAGTTCCATGAACTGATCGGTACGCTGAACTATGTGGTGCTGCTGATCATCATCTCCTCCGGTGCGCTGGCGTTTGTGGTGCTGTATAATCTTGCAAACATCAACATCACCGAGCGGATGCGGGAGCTGGCGACCATTAAGGTGCTGGGCTTTTATGACCGGGAGGTGGCAGCCTACATCTACCGGGAGAATACGATTTCCGCTCTGCTGGGTATGCTGGCAGGACTGGTGCTGGGAATCTTCCTGTGTCACTTTGTGGTGGATACCGCCCAGGTGGATGCAGTGATGTTCTACCCGGATATTCCGGCGTATGCCTTTGGCCTGGCAGCGCTGCTGACCATTGTATTTACTGTACTGGTCAACGGACTGCTGTATTTCAAGCTGCGGCGGATCGATATGGCAGGCTCCATGAAGGCGATCGAATAG
- a CDS encoding GNAT family N-acetyltransferase — translation MQIRIVTEQKKRYLEMLLLGDEQENMIDRYLERGAMYVLEDPEPVGVCVVTDEGNGILELKNIAVSPAVQGRGYGRAMLEFLQSRYRGQYRLLQAGTGESPLTVPFYEACGFRRSHVIPDFFTQYYDHPIFEAGVQLRDLVYLQKPL, via the coding sequence ATGCAGATCAGAATCGTGACGGAACAGAAGAAGCGGTACCTGGAGATGCTGCTTCTGGGGGATGAGCAGGAGAATATGATTGACCGGTATCTGGAACGGGGTGCCATGTATGTGCTGGAGGATCCGGAGCCGGTAGGCGTGTGCGTGGTGACGGATGAAGGAAACGGCATCCTGGAGCTGAAAAATATAGCGGTTTCTCCTGCTGTCCAGGGCAGGGGCTATGGCAGGGCGATGCTGGAGTTTCTACAGTCCCGTTACCGGGGGCAGTACCGGCTTTTGCAGGCAGGAACCGGGGAAAGTCCTCTGACCGTGCCCTTTTATGAAGCCTGCGGTTTTCGCCGGAGCCATGTAATCCCGGACTTTTTCACGCAGTATTATGACCACCCCATCTTTGAAGCCGGCGTGCAGCTGCGGGATCTGGTATATTTGCAAAAGCCCTTATAG